The genomic interval CCCAGAATCACGCGTGTCGCAATGTTGGTCAGGGCAATGCCCGTCGCTTTGGCCACGAAGGGCACGGTGCGCGAGGCACGGGGGTTGGCCTCGATCACGTAGACGATGCCGTCCTTAACAACCAACTGGACGTTGATCATGCCGATCACGTCCAGGCGGTTGGCGATCTCCGTGACATAGCGCCGGATCGTGGCAATAGTTTCTTCGGAGAGGCTGAAGGGGGGCAACACCGCGGTGGAGTCCCCCGAGTGGACGCCGGCGGGCTCGATGTGCTGCATGATGCCGGAGATCCAGACTTCATCGCCGTCTCGAATCGCATCCGCGTCAATCTCTACCCCATTCTCAAGGAACACGTCTAGCAGGATTTGATTGTCCGGCATGAGCTTGATAATCTGACCGACGTACTGCTCTACTTCTTTTTTGTTGATAGCGATGCGCATCCCCTGCCCCCCGAGCACATAACTCGGCCTCACGAGGATCGGGTAGCCGATACGCTCGGCCACCTCGACGGCCTGGCTGATCGTGCGAGCCGTTCCATACCGAGGGTACGGGATTTCAAGCTCCTTGAGGATGTCCGAAAACTTACCCCGATCCTCGGCATCGTCCATCCGTTCGTAGGAAGTGCCCAGAATCGGGACGCCGAAACGGACGAGATCGGCGGCCAGCTTGAGGGCCGTCTGGCCACCGAACTGGACGATCACGCCGGCGAGGCCCTCCCGCTCGTGCTCGATGATGTTGTACACCCGCTCCCAGAACACGGGCTCGAAATAGAGCTTGTCCGCGATGTCGAAATCGGTCGACACAGTCTCGGGGTTGCAGTTGATCATGATAGCTTCGTAGCCCATCTCGCGGGAGCCCAACACGCCGTGGACGCAGGAATAGTCGAACTCGATCCCCTGCCCGATCCGGTTCGGACCGCTGCCGAGGATGATCACTTTCTTGCGATCGGACGGGATGCTCTCGTTGGAAGTCTCGAAGCTGGAGTAATAATAGGGCGTTTGCGCTGGAAACTCGCCGGCGCAGGTATCGACAAGCTGGAACGTCGGGATCACGCCAAGTCGCTTGCGAAGGTCCCGCACGTCGTCTTCCGTGACCGTGTCCTTGACGAGATAAGCGATCTGGACGTCCGAAAACCCGTGCTGCTTGATGCGACGCATACACGCGGCGTCGATATCGGCCAGGGTATGCGTAGAGATCATATCCTCGAGGCGCACGATGTCCTCGATCTGGCAGAGAAACCAGGGATCGACACTGGTAATGTCGGATACTTCCTCCACGGAAGCACCCAGTTTGAAGGCGTTGCGAATCTGGAGGGTGCAGTCCCAGTAGGGCTTCTGGAGACGCTCGCGGACCTCGGCGCGCGGGCTGTTTTCCCGATCGCCGCCGAGGCCGGCGTAGCCAATTTCCAGGCTCTGCCAGGCTTTCTGGAGACTTTCGGGGAAGGTGCGGCCTATGGCCATCACCTCTCCCACCGCCTTCATCTGCGTGGTGAGCTCTTCATCCACCCCCTCGAACTTGTCGAAGTTGAACCGGGGGATCTTGGTCACCACATAGTCGATCGATGGCTCGAAGCAGGCACTGGTGGTGCCGGTGACTTCGTT from Rhodothermales bacterium carries:
- the carB gene encoding carbamoyl-phosphate synthase large subunit → MPKRTDIHTILLIGSGPIVIGQACEFDYSGTQAARALRSEGYRVVLVNSNPATIMTDPMTADRIYLRELTPASIKAIVEIEKPDAVLPTMGGQTALNLAQRLHAEGYWEKMGIEVIGVDIDAIEITEDRQKFRDLMERIGIDQGRSRVAKSLLEAKEITQELGGVPVVIRPSFTLGGSGGGIVWSLDEFDRKVTRGLEMSPVHEVLIEECLFGWKEYELELLRDANDNVIIVCSIENIDPMGVHTGDSVTVAPAQTLSDKQYQHMRDAAIRMMRSIGTFAGGCNVQFAVQPETGRMVAIEINPRVSRSSALASKATGYPIAKVASRLAVGYTLDELPNEVTGTTSACFEPSIDYVVTKIPRFNFDKFEGVDEELTTQMKAVGEVMAIGRTFPESLQKAWQSLEIGYAGLGGDRENSPRAEVRERLQKPYWDCTLQIRNAFKLGASVEEVSDITSVDPWFLCQIEDIVRLEDMISTHTLADIDAACMRRIKQHGFSDVQIAYLVKDTVTEDDVRDLRKRLGVIPTFQLVDTCAGEFPAQTPYYYSSFETSNESIPSDRKKVIILGSGPNRIGQGIEFDYSCVHGVLGSREMGYEAIMINCNPETVSTDFDIADKLYFEPVFWERVYNIIEHEREGLAGVIVQFGGQTALKLAADLVRFGVPILGTSYERMDDAEDRGKFSDILKELEIPYPRYGTARTISQAVEVAERIGYPILVRPSYVLGGQGMRIAINKKEVEQYVGQIIKLMPDNQILLDVFLENGVEIDADAIRDGDEVWISGIMQHIEPAGVHSGDSTAVLPPFSLSEETIATIRRYVTEIANRLDVIGMINVQLVVKDGIVYVIEANPRASRTVPFVAKATGIALTNIATRVILGDKLADFRERGLLESTLKGFAIKEPVFSWDKFPDVPKELGPEMKSTGEAIAFVDALTDEHFQRPYEMRNLYLSR